The Anolis sagrei isolate rAnoSag1 chromosome 6, rAnoSag1.mat, whole genome shotgun sequence genome includes the window GTTAGATTATAAGCCTCCAGGCAATCACAGTGCAGGAACAGTTTTTCAGTGGGGTAACAAGTCCATTCTGGGTTGTAGTCAGAAGTTGAAAGAAACTTGTATCCCAAGTGAGGCATTCAGGTCAGCACGTTGGATAGCTCCATGGCATTCTGGACAAAAAACATATTGTCCGGCCCCCACTAACAAAAggaagctcccatctgtcattgACTGATGATTTGATTTCAGATACCCCATTGACAGTCTTATTCTTTCCCCATGCAGCCTGAGTCCCCTGCCACCCAGAAGAGTGTAGAgagcctgctgcagaaatttgcTGCCCAGGAGCTGATAGAGGTGAAACGAGGTCTCCTCCAGGAAGATGACCAGCCCATGCTGGTCACCTATGCTGACCACTCTAAGCTCTCTGCCATGATGGGTGCAGTGGCTGAGAAGAAGGGAACGGGGGAAGGCGCCGGGTCTGGAGGGGTGAAGAGAAGAGCAGAGCAAGACACCGGGGCTTCCATCTCCACAGCAGGGGCCTCACCTTCCATCTCGACTCTCTCAGAGCCTCTCAGAGAGCCTCCCAAGAAATCACGCAAGCAAGCCTCAGATCTGGATCTGGAGATTGAGAGCTTGCTGAGCCAGCAGTCCACGAAGGAGCAGCAGAGCAAGAAGGTAGGAACGGGCAAGGATGAGATTTTAGGAGTACAGTTCCTCAAATCACTGCTCACTGGCTGTGCTTGCtatagatttctgggagttgcagtaaaAAGATGGGTCTATACATCAGAGGTAGGGAAAGGATGGTATGCCACATCCAAACATACCACCCTAATTGTTGTGAGAATCAAAACTTATTTATtaatttgcagtatttttatattgcccttctcaaccctgaaggggactttaGATATTCCTCGAGTCAGGGCTCAATGTTCTTGTTTCCCAGGTGAGTCAAGAGATCCTGGAGCTGCTGAACACAACGACAGCTAAAGAGCAGTCAATTGTGGAGAAGTTCCGCTCACGAGGCCGAGCCCAAGTGCAAGAGTTCTGTGACTATGGAACCAAGGAAGAGTGCATGAAGGCCAATGATGCTGAGCGGCCCTGTCGGAAGCTTCACTTCCGGTAAGTGTGGCCAGTGATCACGGAAATTATTTTCCAGTGGCGATGACATTGTTTCTCCGCCTTTGTTCCCCCTCCAATCTATTTTAGTTGCCTGTTTCTTCGCTTTCCCATTATTTTATAAAATTCAGATactattatgcacagagcattagaAAATTATGAGTATACAATATAAAAGGTAAGCGATATAAGACagcagtacaggttgagtatcactAATCTGAAATTCTGAAATTAGGAATACTACAAAATTGTCTATATGGCAGCTGAGAGcataacacctttgctttctggtggttcaatgtacagAAACTTTGGTTTATGCACAAATTTATTAAAAATTAGCCTTCAGACTATGAGTAAGGTGTATAACTCATTATATACATAAACAATTTTTCTATTTAGATGTTGCTATCTCATTATTCCATGCTTATGtttctgttactgttattttttgttcatgttgtgactcggtatgttttgatgttgttgcttggaaaccgccctgagtcctcccagggagatagagcggtatataaataaagttttattgtttattattattatgtatatacaagtattccgaaatctgaaaaaaatcaaaagtgttgtcgaaggctttcatggccagaatcactgggttgctgtgagttttccgggctgtatggccatgttccagaagcattctctcctgacgtttcacccacatctatggcaggcatgccttccatagatgtgggtgaaacgtcaggagagaatgcttctggaacatggccatacagcctggaaaactcacagcaacccaaaatcgAAAGTATCgtacacttctggtcccaaacatttcaggtaAGGGATGCTTTACCTGTAATCTCaattcaacattttttaaaaatttctagaCGCATCATAAACAAGCACACGGATGAGTCTTTGGGGGATTGTTCCTTCCTGAACACTTGTTTCCACATGGACACCTGCAAATACGTGCACTACGAAATCGATGCCTGCGCTGACTTGGATGCTCCCTGCGGGCGGGAACTCAGCTCGGGTCAAGAACTGGCTTTGCCTCAAGCAGTAGGGAGAGATTCCAGTGTAGACCGTCTCTTTCCCCCACAGGTACTGAGATGTGGGTTATGGTTAAGGCCAGGTTTCTAAGATTGGACTCTTTGGGCTCAGAGGATAGAAAACCTCTATAATAACTGTTGATTGGCTGTGCTGTTTGGGGTATTGAGAATTACAATGAAACCTGTTCCAAATGGCCATGAATTCTTTCTCCCAGTTCTAAaatgcttttcctttttttccttctctgtgtGGGTAGTGGATTTGCTGTGACATTCGCTACCTGGACGTCAGCATCTTGGGCAAGTTTGCCGTGGTGATGGCCGACCCGCCCTGGGACATCCACATGGAACTGCCTTACGGGACACTCACTGATGATGAGATGAGGCGGCTCAACATCCCAGTGTTACAGGACGAAGGCTTTCTTTTTCTATGGGTCACTGGCCGGTATGACACATAGTGGGGAACCTGGACTGACTGGGAATGACAGGTGGAACCTCTATTTTTTTTCCCCTGAACTACACTTCCCAGTCAATGGGAAGTGTAATTTaggtatttaattttaattttttaacttaagtgtattctaactgtttgttgtccaaaggcattgaatagttgccttgagtccccttcgggatagagtaaataaataaataataaatatgctcAGCAGATGTTTTGGAACAAGAACAATTCATACCattacttttctctttttctgtccccTCAGAGCCATGGAACTGGGCCGAGAGTGTCTCAACCTTTGGGGGTGAGTACTGTCTGATGGATGCAAAGGATATGAAGCTAGGATCCTACTTGGAATACTACTATATTGGCAATTTTTTTCAGGGTGGTGAAGAAAGACAGACAAAAATCTGCCATCTCGGACCATCTTACGTTTCCATTCATTTATTGACAAGAGAGTAAAGTTTAGACCCCGAGCCCCATTTCTTCAGCCCTGTCTTTTAAATTTTGGGATGATATTTTGCCAAGAAAGGGCAAAAACTGGTCTAGTTTAGTTGTGATTGGATTTTAAATGCTGTTAAGttatgtctatatgtatgtacttgttggcattgaatatttgccttttatgttgtcaGCTGCTTCAGGTCGCGtattgggagatggggtgggatataaataaaaaccaggcacagattaacacctcccagcaacagatttcccaggctcaggcaggccttcaaatgctaatgaaggtgatcagctaaacattcacacctaactgcagcagggaagagctccttgccccaccccagccattccacagatatataaacccatttttcctacttccaacagacctcacacctctgaggatgcttgccatagatgcaggcgaaacgtcaggagaaatgcctctagaacatggctctatagcccgaaaaaaacccacaaaaaaaagttattattattattattaataataattattattatttgcagcctGTAAAATTCATCTTCCCCCTGGGCTGAAATTGGCCAAAGGGAAACACAATGTCACTTCCTTAGTGCCAAAAGCATGGAGGCTTGCTGAGAGCAAAAATAAGGGCTCTGCCCAAAAAAAGACTATCACTGCTGCTGTACCTGTGGCATTTTATCACAGCAGGATACTTGCAGAATACGGACACATAGTCCATCCCTCTCATTTGATTTCTTTCttgattggttcttttgttttattggaaattccatcaCCTAttgaaataagtgcaccataaccttattgaaaaggtaaaaattatGTCACATCCGtttgaatctccatgaacatgtggagaccgccttctgaaaaccactagtcaagaaaagcatggccTTACTAGAAGTTAACTCTTTGAACAAGATattaatgtaatggcacacaggtaactcagctgttaaactgaagaaccatgtctttaaactgccaaggatgaagacatgccactacaaaaatatatttggttagcagaggatggttgtttctttgaagtagacTTTGCAATTGCAAGTGCCCAAATGATATACATTCTTAGTTAAAACATGCACCCAAGAGACAACAAaccaaagtagtcttctttaaaaattacATCTCAGGTATACTAGCAAACTTCTTGTATCTATTCACCATACCAGCACATTTCTTATTTAGAGCTCAGTTAGGTAACATGTAGTTTCTTCTCTGTATTTGAGTACACAGGGTATGATACTTAATCAATTGTCCATAGTCTTTAAGTATAGCTGTACTCTCTGAAGACCATAAGTCATACTTCTCTActaaagtccaaacagcaacatgcatccacctccactgaggtctgatgcaaactgtataacaaaaatggagtGCTGTGTCTACCCCAAAGAGGTACAAACTgtcaaaccaaaatgtacatataatataggttaacaattatatacatttacaaacagtttGTGGAGGTGTGGAAAGTTGCTATTTTCAACACGTTTCCTCATCGTTTTCCCCAATGTCACCCCTAAGGTATGAACGGGTGGACGAAATCATCTGGGTGAAAACCAACCAGCTCCAGCGCATTATCCGAACGGGGCGCACTGGCCACTGGCTGAACCACGGAAAGGAGCATTGCTTGGTAATTCAGGAACCTAATCTGGGTTAGGATTCTTGCAAAAGATGGCAGGCCTTAGGGCGTCATTATCTCTGGGGGATGGAAGAACCCAGACTGGCTGCTCCACCTGTCTTTTTCTTTTGCCTATTCAACAGGTTGGGGTTAAAGGAAACCCACAGGGCTTCAACCGGGGTCTTGACTGTGATGTCATTGTGGCTGAGGTGAGAGAGGACTTTTTTCTGACCAAGAGGAAGAATCGTGGGTGGTGAAAAGCAGTTTTCTTATTCCTCCATTTCTCATACTTTGTACGAAAACATGCTTTCTTTTGTCCTGCAGGTTCGCTCTACCAGCCACAAACCAGATGAGATCTATGGCATGATTGAACGGCTTTCACCGGGGACCCGGAAGATCGAACTCTTTGGAAGGCCACACAATGTGCAGCCCAACTGGTAAGCACTCTCTGCTATGCTGTTGTCCCACTCTGACCCATTGTTCAAATAATGGACTAGAAATCTGAACACAATGCCCACAATCCTCATTTTGCAGTGTTCTAAGCTAGAACCAAGAGCTATCGGTTTCCTTCTTCACTTTGCAATTTGAAGACACATTCTTTTGCCTCTCCTATGCATTGTTTTCCCATGAGGTCAATTTGGGATGGAGAGAAAATGCCAGAGAATAGGGTTTGAGTTTTATGTTCAGCTGAGGAAACCCACTAAGTGACCggggcaagtcacacattctccgTCCCAGAAATcaccatgatagggttgccataagtcagaaattacttgaaagcacacaacagcaatgctCAAAAGAAACTTGCTGGACATGATGGGCCGCCAGCATCTCTTCTTCATTTCTTGGCCCAATACTGTCACAAGGGGGACAAGAGACAAGTAAATGGTCTTGGGTTGCCTCCAAATACCTGCTTTATCAGATCAAGGTTTGTCAAATTGCCTGTGGCAATCAGGACTAATTGCCATTAGCTTTGGATAAACACCACATTGGCCAGAtctctctaatccagtggttctcactattgatcctcagatgttttggctttcaactcccagaaatcctaatagctggtaaactggctgggatttctgggagttgtaggccaaaacaactggggaacaacaggtttagaaccactggtctaatcccATTTCAGACAGGGATGAGCAGTTCCagtaccaccaccatcacccatTGTGAGTGGTGCAAATGCATATTAGACTGAAAATTGGTCGCCTGGAAACATCTGGTCTGCAACTCTGAGTTTTGCAGCTGATTTTAACTTTTAAGCATGTTTTCAAAGTCTAAAATTGCCCCAGGTGGTATTTGTGGTGAGTTTTCACCTTAAAAGTGTTACCTTGTCAGGTCTAGGTATTTTGAGGGTTGCATGGTACAATCTCCATCTTTCATCTTcaaggccagtgtttctcaacttggggattgggacccctggggagggggtcacaagggggtgtcagaggagtcaccaaagaccatcagaaaacacagtattttctgttggtcatgggggttctgtgtgggaagtttggtccaattctactgttggtgaggttcagaatggtgtttgattgtaggagaactataaatcccaccaactacagctcccaaatgtcaagaattataaatcccaccaactacagctcccaaatgtcaaacttcacaagtgttcacatttgggcatattgagtattcatgacaaaatcaatcccccctccaatcccaccagtattcagattaaggggtatcgggtatttctgccaactttggtccagatccatcaatgtttgaatccacagtgctctctggatgtaggtgaactacaactccaaattcagtcaatgctcaccaaccccttccaatattttctgttggtcatgggagttctgtgtgccaagtttggttcaattccatcattggtgttcagaatgctctttgactgtaggtgaactataaatcccagcaactacaactccaaatgacaaaattaatcactcctgccccaacctcaccagtattcaaatttgagtgtatcgggtattggtgccaaatttggtccagtaaatgaaaatacatcctgcatatcggatatttacattacaattcataacagtagcaaaattacagttatgaagtaacaatgaaaataatgttatggttgggggtcaccacaacatgaggaactgtatcaaggggtcacggcattaggaaggttgagaaacactgatcgtAAGCCAGTAAGAAGCACACACACGTACGCATGCACACCAATATTTTCTGTCATCAGTGTCAACAAATTTGGGAGCTGTCCTCAACTTCTCTGCCCTTTCCCTCTTCTAGGATCACCCTTGGCAACCAGCTTGATGGAATCCATTTGTTGGACCCGGATGTCGTGGCCCAGTTCAAACAGCGTTACCCTGATGGGATCATTTCAAAACCTAAGAACATGTAACAAGGCTGAGAAAGCCTCAAGGCTATGGACCACGACCTGTTATgttgagaggaagagaaaaaggccaAGGACTGTGTATTCTAATctttagtttttttaaataaaatggatTCTTTCCCCACCATAACTGAGACTTAGAAGAAACGGGAGCAAGATGGTTGTTCCTCTGGAAGAAATGAacttcctccccccttttgtaGATGGTCCTAAGGGAGCAGAAGTCCCTAAAATTTTCTCATTCTCCTCTGAGTCTGAGAGACATATGCATTATTCCCATCCATAGGCTATACCCAAAGGAAGTCCACCCTCTCTTGCGGCGATTCCTTGCTATCCATCCCTACAATGGAGctcttggtggtgcaatgggttaaacccttgtgctggcaggactgaagaccgataggttgcaggttcgaatctagggtgagcacagatgagctccttctgtcagctccagcttgctatacgggaacatgagagaagcctcccacaaggatggtgaaacatcaaaacattcgggcgtctcctgggcaacatctttgcagacagccaattatctcacaccaggagcgacttgcagttcctcaagttgctcttgacacaaaaAAATATCCCTACAGTAGGGACCAGGATTCTTCACTTCATCTTGATTACTTTTCATCTTCCTTGGAAATAGattcataaggtaaaggtttcccttgacacttaagcctagtcgtgtccaactctaagggttggtgctcatctccatttctaagccaaagagccgccgttgtccatagacgcctcccaggtcatgtggctggcatgattgcatggagcaccgttacctttccgccagagtggtgcctattgatctactcacatttgaatgtttttaaactgctaggttggcaaaagctggggctaacagtgggtgctcaccccactccctggattcaaaccgcttacttttcggtcagcaacttcagcagctcaacctactgcgccaccaggggctccatacttTATACAGGTTCATACTTTAATGACATTCAAAATCCAATATTTCTCTAATGCTGAAGGAATTACTATTTTCTCCAATCTTTCTTCCAAGAAGTACACAGCAGACCGCTTCCAATATCCCTTGTCCAGCTTTTAATCGACTCCATCAAGAGAAACATATCAAGGGATaatatatagaaaaaaaataacGGGGGACGGCTGCAGTGGCATCCAACCCTTTccctcccaccccccaaaaatgaaATCATCTCCTGCAGAGGGTCTCCAACTCGTGTACAATTCCGCCACGTCCCCTTCCCGCCCCAAAGTTGCATGGCGATTCTTGTATCCATTTTTAGGCGTCCTTAGGAAAAAGTGCGCATTGGGACGCAAAATCGGCCGTGCTCTCTGTTCCTCTCCAACCAAAAGGCTGGAGGTTATTTCACAAAGACAACATTGTTGTTGGAATTGCGGGAGGCCAGCCAAGCTAGGAAGACATCCCTGTgagtgagagaaagagacagaaaaaagGAGACAAGTTAGACATAGAGAAAAACGGCATTTTTTGTGCAATTTATAGAGACACACTGACGTAAACATGTAGGGCTCCACTGCTAAAATATGGGATTTGATGGGGAGGAAATAATACAGGAAAGCAGAGGAGTTTGCGGACAAAATGGAATTCTGGAATGTCTGCAGTGAGTAAGcatatttttgtgcattttcacCCATATTGGTGGGCTTTCTGTGTGGTAAATAAATTCACCTCAAAAttgaattttcttttaaaaattggggGCTTATGTGGTTTTAATGTGAGGCTCAGAGGTCAAACGCAGACTGTGGGATGTACGTTGACCACGTTTTGTATTACGCAGAGTCCAAGATCATAATCACAGTCTGCTTCAGAGcacaggtatggacaaacttcagccctccaggtgttttggacttcaactcccacaattcctaacagccggtattcAACTCTTACTGCAGTTTCCCATCACTGTCCCATAGGAACATTCATGTTTATAGTATTTCCTTCATCTAAGGCAAAGTAGCAGGGCACAgtataaaacaggcatgggcaaacctcggccctccaggtgttttggacttcaactcccacaatttctggcctcaggccctttcctttcccccctcggccgcttaagcagctgagggggaaaaggaaggggcctgaggccaggaattgtgggagctgaagtccaaaacacctggagggccgaagtctgcccatgcctgcactagatacTTTTGGAGAATTGGAATCTCTTTGGATTTTCAATTTGCAGAGACATTTAAAGCCTCAGTCTTTCCCTTCCAAGGAATGATGTGAAACTGTGCCACTTCAAGGCTAATCAAGTAGAAACTCCCAATATATCTGAGCTGGATTAAATCTCAATAATTTAGAATTACAACCAGAAATGGACTGTCTCCAATCCTTCCCCAGCTCCCAGAGCTTGCCCTAATCCATAAAAGAGGGACAGGCATTTATGCGCTTATCAGGCAGTTGTTATTTAACTATATCtcgattgtattgtcgaaggctttcgtggctggaatcactgggttgttgtaggttttttcgggctatatggccatgttctagaggcattctctcctgacgtttcgcctgcatctatggcaagcatcctcagaggtagtgaggtctgattcTGAAACTCTGAAACAATCTATATCTAGATTGTTTCAgatttcccatccctgacagtGTTCCTCATAGGCTGTCCCTGTGATGGCATTGCATGGAAATGTCTGAGAACATGTGTTgtcagaaggctttcatggttgtatggccatgttccagcagcattctctcctgacatttcacccacatctaaggcaggcatcctcagaggtttgtgaggtctgttggaaactgggcaagtggggtttatgtatctgtggaatgtccagggtgggagaaaaaactcttgtctgtttgaggtaggtgtgaatgttgcaattggccaccttgattagcatttagtggcctTGTGGCTTCCaggcttggctggttgctgcctgggagatatcctttgttgggaggtgattagctgggcctgactgtttcttgtggaattctcctgtttttgagtgttgttctttctttaatgtcctgattttagaggggtttttaatactggtagctaggtTTTGTTCATGAttcgcatttaatggccttgcagcttccaggcttgactggttgctgcctgggagatatcctttgttgggaggtgattagttgggcCTGACtttttattgtctggaattcccctgc containing:
- the METTL3 gene encoding N6-adenosine-methyltransferase catalytic subunit gives rise to the protein MSDTWSSIQAHKKQLDSLRERLQRRRKQEPLDLRNPELALSPPFRSDSPVSSSVTPSTATESGDLVTDPELEKKLLHHLSDLALALPTDALSICLAISTPESPATQKSVESLLQKFAAQELIEVKRGLLQEDDQPMLVTYADHSKLSAMMGAVAEKKGTGEGAGSGGVKRRAEQDTGASISTAGASPSISTLSEPLREPPKKSRKQASDLDLEIESLLSQQSTKEQQSKKVSQEILELLNTTTAKEQSIVEKFRSRGRAQVQEFCDYGTKEECMKANDAERPCRKLHFRRIINKHTDESLGDCSFLNTCFHMDTCKYVHYEIDACADLDAPCGRELSSGQELALPQAVGRDSSVDRLFPPQWICCDIRYLDVSILGKFAVVMADPPWDIHMELPYGTLTDDEMRRLNIPVLQDEGFLFLWVTGRAMELGRECLNLWGYERVDEIIWVKTNQLQRIIRTGRTGHWLNHGKEHCLVGVKGNPQGFNRGLDCDVIVAEVRSTSHKPDEIYGMIERLSPGTRKIELFGRPHNVQPNWITLGNQLDGIHLLDPDVVAQFKQRYPDGIISKPKNM